In Lolium rigidum isolate FL_2022 chromosome 7, APGP_CSIRO_Lrig_0.1, whole genome shotgun sequence, the DNA window TGATTAATCTCTCCCAATGGTCGGTTGACTGTTTTTCCGCATGTACCGTTCCTTTCTCAGAATTTCGCAGAGATGGCGGCACTCGTTGAGACACGCGAGAAGATGGACAAGGCCCTGAACAAGGTCGATCCGTTGCTCTCTTCCTCCCGCTCTTTTTTTTTGCTTGCTGTAATCTCCTTTAATGTGTGTGCCAGCCTGGGAACTGATTCTTATTGTTACTGAATGATGACGTACGTGCTGCCAGGTTCGGAAACTTACAGTCCGTGCACGGTCAACAAAGAAGGAGCTGCGCGACGAGATGGCGGAAAATGACCAACTGCTGGAGAAAAATGACCGGCTTTTGGCACTTGTTATTAGCCTGGGAATAGCCCTCTGCGTTGCTGTGATCTTTCTTCTTCTCCAAGTGTAACCAATGTCTAAGGGCATCtctaaccgggcgacccatcccgcgcccgcgcgtccggatgggtcgaaacggacaaaaacgcggcccagcgcgcggacccatccctaaaacggatggccgcggcgtccgggacgacccaaacccggcccaaatcttggccgggtttgcgtggccgcggacgcgaaaggctggtcgctcgcgtcctccccttgtccgcccggcccgcctgtctgccacccaaaacacaaggccgccgcacacatctccccacccgctccgccgccacccacggaccggcgatttcggagcgcgtcgacgccggccatcgtcgtcgagacgccggcaagcgggcggaagcataggtcgaggtcccgcgctgctttcgccgcgtcgtagcggagtcggaggacgccggcgccggcgttgttgtcctctcaccgtcgcgacacctcccgccgttcgcaggctgcgccgtttccgccggaggtgagccctcctgcaccgtgtttccagaccgcaagtcggctgagacggccatggctgcaggtccctagagaagcatttggatcgcctccgcctgcgaggtgttcgttcaaaagctcgaactaatatgtgtcccttttcggatcatggtgga includes these proteins:
- the LOC124672667 gene encoding syntaxin-123-like, which gives rise to MITASSIVQMFENALQGINPEQVVPAMDEIKERHAAVMDFDKKILELQQNFAEMAALVETREKMDKALNKVRKLTVRARSTKKELRDEMAENDQLLEKNDRLLALVISLGIALCVAVIFLLLQV